A stretch of the Aegilops tauschii subsp. strangulata cultivar AL8/78 chromosome 4, Aet v6.0, whole genome shotgun sequence genome encodes the following:
- the LOC109776687 gene encoding putative cyclin-dependent kinase F-2 encodes MAARKRPAAAVLGAGHATTTQGSPTRCKRSRVNNIRSSADYEEKTCLGEGGFGSVLLARHRATGKIVAIKYLNWEDGSAEPPDATELLREAGFLEACDGNPYVVGFEGLVRDPDNGAYGLVMEYVAAPTLHEFLWNRRRGGGPPLPESTVRAIMWKFFTGAKKMHDRHVVHRDIKPANILIGQEGELVKICDFGLAISLSELPPYTQAGTAFYLAPEMLLGKEDYDALVDTWSLGCVMAEMLTGKTLFLGDDDDDDDDDDTNNEIIQLWSIFRLLGTPDDRTWPEFTSLPHTAKALRFLPPGHKENKLRDLFPQEKLSDEGFQVLQGLLTCNPDKRLTAAAALKHRWFAAPRRAPAAAKVDALSFPVKKAPRIKFIPPTMQQKNLLKIPVAVWNAAQQV; translated from the coding sequence ATGGCCGCGCGCAAGCGACCTGCTGCTGCCGTCCTCGGCGCCGGCCACGCCACCACCACCCAAGGATCGCCGACGCGCTGCAAGAGGAGCCGCGTCAACAACATCCGGAGCAGCGCGGACTACGAGGAGAAGACATGCCTCGGCGAGGGCGGCTTCGGCAGCGTCCTGCTGGCGCGCCACCGCGCCACCGGCAAGATCGTCGCCATCAAGTACCTCAACTGGGAGGACGGGTCCGCGGAGCCCCCCGACGCcaccgagcttctgcgagaggccGGATTCCTCGAGGCCTGCGACGGGAACCCTTACGTCGTCGGCTTCGAGGGCCTGGTGCGCGACCCTGATAACGGCGCCTACGGCCTCGTCATGGAGTACGTCGCCGCGCCGACCCTCCATGAGTTCCTGTGGAACaggcgccgcggcggcggcccGCCGCTGCCGGAGTCCACGGTGCGCGCCATCATGTGGAAGTTCTTCACCGGTGCCAAGAAAATGCACGACCGCCACGTCGTCCACCGCGACATCAAGCCGGCCAACATCCTCATCGGCCAAGAAGGGGAGCTCGTCAAAATCTGCGACTTTGGGCTGGCGATCTCCTTGTCCGAGCTGCCGCCGTACACCCAGGCCGGCACGGCGTTCTACTTGGCACCCGAGATGCTGCTGGGGAAGGAAGACTACGACGCGCTCGTCGACACGTGGTCTCTCGGCTGCGTCATGGCCGAGATGCTCACCGGCAAGACTCTGTTCCTcggcgatgatgatgatgacgacgatgacgacgacACAAACAATGAGATCATCCAACTCTGGAGCATCTTCCGCTTGCTCGGGACGCCGGACGACAGGACGTGGCCGGAGTTCACATCGTTGCCGCACACCGCCAAGGCCCTACGATTCCTACCGCCGGGGCACAAGGAGAACAAGCTGCGGGACCTGTTCCCTCAAGAGAAGCTGTCCGACGAAGGATTCCAGGTGTTGCAAGGCCTCCTCACCTGCAACCCCGACAAGCGACTGACGGCGGCCGCGGCCCTCAAACACCGATGGTTTGCTGCTCCTCGTCGCGCACCCGCCGCGGCAAAGGTCGACGCTTTGTCGTTTCCGGTAAAGAAGGCACCAAGGATCAAGTTCATCCCGCCGACCATGCAACAGAAGAATCTACTCAAAATTCCCGTCGCTGTGTGGAACGCAGCACAACAAGTGTAA